In one Dreissena polymorpha isolate Duluth1 chromosome 7, UMN_Dpol_1.0, whole genome shotgun sequence genomic region, the following are encoded:
- the LOC127837381 gene encoding techylectin-like protein, giving the protein MFNNNVSGLNSTDRSLRSEIDAIKTETKANLSATQKLVHDSFVVCQKDINYARAYFDEGLMRLNESLTNLSLNALHVISRITSDIASLKTSMEILNNVTDNLIQLQRHHPQSCDFVEKSGIYKIYPSSHPNGNRVYCYKESANKGWIVIQRRADGSVNFNRTWADYKAGFGDLSGEFWLGNENIYQLTKNEPRELRIDMETFDGTKRYALYSKFNTSSESEKYKLHVGGYTGDAGDDLTNTTNIYYHNGQSFSTFDADNDIQSGCCACTYGGGWWYHHCFTTNLNGKYLQRSDKVIYNRGIIWFRLTGWNTSLKFVTMNIR; this is encoded by the coding sequence atgtttaataataatgtttctgGATTAAACAGTACGGACAGGTCATTACGTTCAGAAATAGACGCCATCAAAACTGAAACAAAGGCGAATTTGAGCGCTACACAGAAGCTGGTTCACGACAGCTTTGTTGTCTGTCAAAAAGATATTAATTACGCGCGTGCTTACTTCGACGAAGGGTTAATGCGTCTAAATGAGTCATTGACGAATCTTTCTCTGAATGCATTACACGTAATATCTCGCATAACATCAGATATTGCCAGTCTTAAAACGTCGATGGAAATCTTGAATAACGTAACTGATAATTTAATTCAGCTTCAACGTCATCACCCACAGTCTTGCGACTTTGTAGAAAAGAGTGGCATATACAAAATCTACCCCAGTTCTCACCCAAACGGCAATAGGGTATATTGTTATAAGGAATCCGCAAATAAGGGATGGATAGTAATACAGAGGAGAGCAGACGGATCTGTGAACTTCAACCGTACTTGGGCCGATTACAAAGCTGGCTTCGGCGACTTAAGTGGGGAGTTCTGGTTGGGAAATGAGAATATCTACCAGCTGACTAAGAACGAACCAAGAGAACTGCGGATTGATATGGAGACGTTCGATGGAACAAAGCGATATGCGCTGTATTCAAAGTTCAATACTTCGTCCGAGTCTGAGAAGTATAAGCTCCATGTGGGAGGATACACTGGTGACGCAGGAGACGATTTAACTAAtactacaaatatttattatcacAATGGTCAGTCGTTTTCAACTTTCGATGCAGATAATGACATTCAGTCTGGGTGTTGTGCATGCACGTATGGAGGGGGTTGGTGGTATCACCACTGTTTCACCACCAATCTGAATGGGAAATACCTCCAGAGAAGCGATAAAGTTATTTACAATCGTGGAATTATCTGGTTCAGACTCACTGGGTGGAATACATCTTTGAAA
- the LOC127837372 gene encoding angiopoietin-2-like, which produces MEYKSLVMDFKNKMLMYMLYLVLFKTVFSQLLSETSSSRIFKRFDRLENDVLVIRDDVLVIRKALKEESDVFREDISTLFNELRNLRKDLDEERKRRIGDISTVSYRLTESGQVERNDKEPVSITQQVSCDCGAVSSQFKNVINAFKNEKSENIVLRKKFDEMKKEHDFEIGNLLEMFNNNVSGLYSTDRSLRSEIDTIKTETKANLSATQKLVHDSFVVCKKDINYARAYFDEGLMRLNESLTNLSLNALHEKSRITSDIASLITSKEILNNVTDNLIQLQRHHPQSCDFVEKSGTYKIYPSSHPNGIMVYCYKESANKGWIVIQRRADGSVNFNRTWADYKAGFGDLSGEFWLGNENIYQLTKNEPRELRIDMEAFNGTKRYALYSKFSISSESEKFKLHVDGYSGDAGDDLTKPTRTHNGQSFSTVDADNDISSACCVCSYGGGWWYNNCFESNLNGKYLQRSEKVIYNRGIIWPSLTGWNTSLKFVAMNIR; this is translated from the coding sequence ATGGAATATAAAAGTTTAGTTatggattttaaaaataaaatgttaatgtacATGCTTTATTTAGTcttatttaaaactgttttttcacaattattaaGTGAAACATCGTCCTCAAGAATTTTTAAAAGATTCGACAGACTTGAAAACGATGTACTCGTGATTCGAGACGATGTACTTGTGATTCGAAAGGCTCTAAAAGAAGAAAGTGATGTATTTAGAGAGGACATTTCTACGCTTTTTAACGAACTGCGAAATTTACGAAAGGATCTGGATGAAGAAAGAAAACGAAGAATTGGGGATATTTCTACGGTGTCTTACAGGTTAACGGAATCAGGACAGGTAGAAAGAAATGACAAAGAACCAGTTTCCATAACGCAGCAAGTGTCATGTGATTGTGGAGCTGTTTCGAGTCAgtttaaaaatgtaataaatgcatttaaaaatgaaaaatccgAAAACATAGTTCTTCGAAAGAAATTTGACGAAATGAAAAAAGAACATGATTTTGAAATCGGAAATCTCCTcgaaatgtttaataataatgtttctgGATTATACAGTACGGACAGGTCATTACGTTCAGAAATAGACACCATCAAAACTGAAACAAAGGCAAATTTGAGCGCTACACAGAAGCTGGTTCACGACAGCTTTGTTGTCTGTAAAAAAGATATTAATTACGCGCGTGCTTACTTCGACGAAGGGTTAATGCGTCTAAATGAGTCATTGACGAATCTTTCTCTGAATGCATTACACGAAAAATCTCGCATAACATCAGATATTGCCAGTCTTATAACGTCGAAGGAAATCTTGAATAACGTAACTGATAATTTAATTCAGCTTCAACGTCATCACCCACAGTCTTGCGACTTTGTAGAAAAGAGTGGCACATACAAAATCTACCCCAGTTCTCACCCAAACGGCATCATGGTATATTGTTATAAGGAATCCGCAAATAAGGGATGGATAGTAATACAGAGGAGAGCAGACGGATCTGTGAACTTCAACCGCACTTGGGCCGATTACAAAGCTGGCTTCGGCGACTTGAGTGGGGAGTTCTGGTTGGGAAATGAGAATATCTACCAGCTGACTAAGAACGAACCAAGAGAACTGCGGATCGATATGGAGGCGTTCAATGGAACAAAGCGATATGCACTGTATTCAAAGTTCAGTATTTCGTCCGAGTCTGAGAAATTTAAGCTACATGTGGACGGATACTCTGGTGACGCAGGAGACGATTTAACTAAACCTACTCGAACTCACAATGGTCAGTCGTTTTCAACTGTCGATGCAGATAATGATATTTCTAGTGCATGTTGTGTATGCAGTTATGGAGGAGGTTGGTGGTATAACAATTGTTTCGAATCCAATCTGAACGGGAAATACCTCCAGAGAAGCGAGAAAGTTATTTACAATCGTGGAATTATCTGGCCCAGCTTAACTGGGTGGAATACATCTTTGAAATTTGTCGCAATGAACATACGCTAA